TTAATTGTTGCTGCAAGGATTGATAACAATCGGCTAAGGTAAGGCAGCCCAATCCATCAATAAATACATATCTTGTATTATTTTCACGATAAAAACTAAATGGGGTTTTAGTAACTATACTCATAATATTTGGGTAAAGGTTTTATAATGGTCATTCGTGTACCAAGATCTTCCGTCGCTACCCGTCAAAATCCTTTCTGTGCCCCGGTTAATGCCATGCACATGAGGGTTTACATCCCATTCTTGGTAGTGGATAGTGTTGCCATTTGCATCGGTGGTGGGTACGCATTGCTCAACATTGGTAAAAACCCTACCGCCTACATAACCCTCCATAGCCCGGTGGTTTTGTTTAATGTAATTCAATACATCATATACCTTTTGGGGAATAGCATGATTGGTTTGTGTAACGGATGGCAGGTTTTCAACTTTGGGTAACCGCTTATGAGAAGGATTAGATTTTAAAAGGAATTGCTTCACCAACAGAAATCCAACTATTATCAAGATGGGCAATATAATCTTGCCAAAACTTTTATTATTATTCACTTGCATAAGATAAGATGAAATCTAGG
The Arachidicoccus soli DNA segment above includes these coding regions:
- a CDS encoding ribonuclease domain-containing protein, with amino-acid sequence MNNNKSFGKIILPILIIVGFLLVKQFLLKSNPSHKRLPKVENLPSVTQTNHAIPQKVYDVLNYIKQNHRAMEGYVGGRVFTNVEQCVPTTDANGNTIHYQEWDVNPHVHGINRGTERILTGSDGRSWYTNDHYKTFTQIL